A window from Primulina eburnea isolate SZY01 chromosome 2, ASM2296580v1, whole genome shotgun sequence encodes these proteins:
- the LOC140824302 gene encoding uncharacterized protein: MGDSRRTHEDCTLLPVRMNYNLDKLASLYMDNIARLHGVPVNILSDRDPKFVSRFWKSFQEAMEQNYHNSIEMAPYEALYGRKYRSPLYWDEVGEKALVGPELVQMTVDKVKIVREKLKAAQDRQKSWADLKRRPVEFNVGEKAYVKVSPMRGVVRFR, from the exons ATGGGTGATAGTAGACGGACTCACGAAGACTGCACACTTCTACCCGTCCGCATGAATTACAATCTCGATAAGTTGGCTTCACTGTACATGGACAACATTGCGagactgcatggagtgccagtgaACATCCTATCCGATAGAGACCCGAAGTTCGTCTCgcgcttttggaagagctttcaagaGGCCATGGAACAAAA ctatcacaaCAGCATTGAaatggctccatacgaagctctgtatggaAGGAAATATCGATCACCACTTTATTGGGACGAAGTGGGAGAGAAAGCCTTAGTGGGACCCGAGCTAGTACAAATGACTGTGGACAAAGTTAAAATTGTCCGAGAGAAGctcaaggcagctcaagaccgacaGAAGAGCTGGGCAGATCTTAAAAGAAGGCCGGTAGAGTTCAACGTGGGCGAGAAGGCTTACGTCAAAGTCTCACCAATGAGAGGAGTTGTCCGATTCAGGTAA
- the LOC140824300 gene encoding uncharacterized protein, whose protein sequence is MAGRPPRQNRNPCYANNNNNANEEGNVPPPQFSLNQADLMAIATIVAITLQGLVNPNANQPPPPPPQHGVKFHYESLRKNRCPTFQGDADPELGQNWLKSVETQMQLLEIPDALKVDMIVPFLEGKASKWWEAVSPAMLTVGPITWQRFRDAFLKQYFPAEVRLQKLSEFENLTQTPDMSVVEYTSQFNSLGSYAPTIMTDEALKLHRFKKGLNSRIQSALAVYQPANFSDLMGAAIRAETDIQRREKVRNNSQSSHSSQTFKRPNQSGGPSKGPSPATNYQAIKPCPTCHLRHLGECRRASGVCFGCWKPGHRMADCPAATNKTTRPGKGDGSSSGANTNKPRENKPSARMFAMTQEEADDASDVVSGTIFIQQVAAYVLFDCGATHSFMSKRFAKKLKSRPVKLTEPFRIATPTSRAIETDEIYRDCKISISDQPFSVDLIQLIMVDLDVILGMDWLARNNAIVDCKGKEVKLLTAEQKEVVFHGKSKERKLLLSAAQAWKAMKSGEGHLPGYGQ, encoded by the coding sequence ATGGCTGGTAGACCACCAAGACAAAACCGCAACCCCTGTTATgctaacaacaacaacaatgccAACGAAGAAGGCAACGTACCTCCACCTCAGTTCAGTCTTAATCAAGCAGACTTGATGGCCATAGCCACGATCGTGGCGATAACACTGCAAGGGTTAGTGAACCCGAATGCCAAtcaaccaccaccacctccaccgcAGCATGGAGTCAAGTTCCATTATGAATCACTGCGCAAGAACCGGTGCCCGACGTTCCAAGGAGACGCAGATCCTGAGTTAGGCCAAAACTGGTTGAAAAGCGTGGAAACTCAGATGCAACTGCTAGAAATACCCGATGCTCTTAAAGTGGATATGATAGTACCCTTCCTTGAAGGCAAGGCAAGTAAGTGGTGGGAAGCAGTCTCCCCAGCCATGTTAACCGTCGGGCCAATCACATGGCAGCGCTTTCGAGATGCATTCCTCAAGCAGTACTTTCCAGCCGAGGTCAGGTTGCAAAAGTTGAGTGAGTTTGAAAATCTGACTCAGACTCCGGATATGTCAGTGGTAGAATACACATCCCAGTTCAATTCTCTTGGATCTTATGCACCGACAATCATGACAGATGAAGCTCTGAAATTGCACCGCTTCAAAAAAGGTTTGAACAGCAGAATACAGTCGGCTTTGGCAGTCTACCAACCTGCGAACTTTTCAGACTTGATGGGCGCAGCTATCCGAGCTGAAACTGATATCCAGCGCAGAGAGAAAGTTAGGAACAATAGTCAGTCCTCGCATAGCAGTCAGACATTCAAGAGGCCTAACCAGTCTGGTGGACCATCTAAGGGGCCTTCACCCGCCACAAACTACCAAGCCATTAAGCCTTGCCCAACTTGCCACTTACGACACCTGGGAGAATGTCGTAGAGCCAGCGGCGTCTGCTTTGGATGCTGGAAACCAGGACACCGTATGGCAGATTGTCCAGCCGCCACCAACAAAACAACCAGACCAGGTAAAGGAGACGGATCAAGCTCAGGGGCGAATACCAATAAACCGCGGGAGAACAAACCGAGTGCCAGGATGTTTGCCATGACACAGGAGGAGGCAGATGATGCAAGCGATGTTGTGTCAGGTACCATATTTATTCAGCAAGTGGctgcttatgtgttatttgactGTGGTGCCACACATTCCTTtatgtctaagagatttgctAAGAAGCTAAAAAGTAGGCCCGTTAAGCTAACTGAACCCTTTCGAATAGCCACACCTACTAGTAGAGCTATTGAAACTGACGAGATTTACAGAGATTGTAAAATCAGTATTAGTGATCAGCCTTTTAGCGTCGATTTAATACAGTTGATCATGGTCGATTTAGACGTCATCttaggaatggattggttagcaagAAACAATGCGATAGTAGATTGTAAGGGAAAGGAAGTTAAACTCCTAACCGCAGAGCAGAAGGAAGTCGTGTTTCATGGTAAATCCAAGGAACGGAAGTTGCTACTTTCCGCAGCTCAAGCCTGGAAAGCCATGAAATCAGGAGAGGGACATCTACCTGGCTATGGTCAGTGA